One Edaphobacter flagellatus genomic region harbors:
- the pnp gene encoding polyribonucleotide nucleotidyltransferase: protein MKQDVTVELAGGKQIKFETGRMAKQASGAALTTSGDNVILATAVAAPDPKEGIDFFPLTVEYREFAYAGGRIPGGFIKREGRPSEKEILTSRQIDRPIRPLFPEAFRNETQVVAFVYSADKENDPDVLGINGASCALALSDIPFHGPVGAVRIGIVDDQFIVNPTYAEREKSKLNIMVVGTKDGIVMIESGANEIPEERVVDAIEFAHGEIKKICAAIEDLVARAGKKKRLVTAVETDMEYLNALKNKIGAKLADALDTKKHPKFESYAKVKELKDELKAELSPEDSDGAKKLSKYYELLRENIFREQVLNDRIRPDHRAFDEIRAIDIEVGVLPRVHGSALFTRGETQALVSATLGIADDAQRIETYEGEVKKRFMLHYNFPPFSVGEVGRMSGVGRREIGHGALAHRAIEAVLPPEDESPYTLRVVSDILESNGSSSMATVCGASLSLMQAGIPLKGAVAGVAMGLVKEGDKYAILTDIAGAEDHYGDMDFKVAGTRNGITALQMDIKIMGITPQIMREALEQARRGRLFLLDKMDAVIAGASEEKSKFAPRIHTMQIPTDKIRDLIGPGGKVIRGIIDATGVKIDVDDSGRVNVASSDADGLARAIQMISDLTAVPEVGKTYLGKVVRLAEFGAFVEIFPGTDGLLHVSEIAEHRVKEVKDELREGDQILVKVLAIEGNRIKLSRKAVLREQRAKLGLPEVAPLSGDGEGRGPVPQAPANAEAEDFEDDEEFEDGDDEGAEEPNFNRADAPAQGAPRPAGQGAPSGQRRPGGRRRRGGRRGGSGGGSHQGGGNHQ, encoded by the coding sequence ATGAAACAGGACGTCACTGTAGAGCTTGCCGGCGGCAAGCAGATTAAATTTGAGACGGGGCGCATGGCCAAGCAGGCCTCGGGCGCCGCGCTGACGACGAGCGGCGATAACGTAATTCTGGCAACGGCCGTTGCTGCTCCGGACCCGAAGGAAGGCATCGACTTCTTCCCGCTGACCGTGGAGTATCGTGAGTTTGCTTATGCGGGTGGACGCATTCCCGGCGGCTTTATCAAGCGTGAGGGACGCCCGAGCGAGAAGGAGATTCTGACCAGCCGTCAGATCGATCGCCCCATTCGTCCGCTGTTCCCGGAGGCCTTCCGCAACGAGACGCAGGTGGTTGCGTTTGTTTACTCGGCGGATAAGGAGAACGACCCGGATGTTCTCGGCATCAACGGCGCAAGCTGCGCGCTGGCGTTGAGCGATATTCCGTTCCATGGCCCGGTGGGCGCTGTGCGCATTGGTATCGTCGATGACCAGTTCATCGTGAACCCGACCTATGCGGAGCGCGAGAAGAGCAAGCTGAACATCATGGTCGTCGGCACGAAGGACGGCATCGTGATGATCGAGTCCGGCGCGAATGAGATTCCGGAAGAGCGTGTGGTGGATGCGATTGAGTTCGCTCACGGCGAGATCAAGAAGATCTGCGCTGCGATTGAAGACCTGGTGGCTCGCGCGGGCAAGAAGAAGCGTCTGGTAACGGCCGTCGAGACGGATATGGAATACCTGAACGCACTGAAGAACAAGATTGGCGCGAAGCTGGCAGATGCACTCGATACCAAGAAGCATCCGAAGTTTGAGAGCTATGCCAAGGTGAAGGAGCTCAAGGACGAGTTGAAGGCCGAGCTTTCGCCAGAAGACTCCGACGGCGCGAAGAAGCTGAGCAAGTACTATGAGCTGCTGCGCGAGAACATCTTCCGCGAGCAGGTGCTGAATGATCGTATCCGTCCGGATCATCGTGCGTTCGACGAGATTCGTGCGATCGATATCGAAGTAGGCGTGCTTCCGCGTGTGCATGGCTCAGCACTGTTTACCCGTGGTGAGACGCAGGCGCTGGTTTCGGCGACGCTTGGTATCGCCGACGATGCGCAGCGCATTGAGACATATGAGGGCGAGGTCAAGAAGCGCTTCATGCTGCACTACAACTTCCCGCCGTTCTCGGTGGGCGAGGTGGGCAGGATGAGCGGCGTGGGACGTCGCGAGATCGGTCATGGTGCGCTGGCGCATCGTGCGATTGAAGCCGTGCTGCCGCCTGAGGATGAGTCGCCGTATACGCTGCGCGTAGTGTCGGACATTCTGGAGTCGAACGGTTCGTCGTCGATGGCGACGGTATGCGGCGCTTCGTTGTCGCTGATGCAGGCTGGCATTCCGCTGAAGGGCGCGGTTGCCGGTGTGGCGATGGGACTGGTAAAGGAAGGCGACAAGTATGCCATCCTGACCGACATTGCCGGTGCTGAGGACCACTACGGCGACATGGACTTCAAGGTGGCCGGAACGCGCAATGGTATTACCGCGCTGCAGATGGACATCAAGATCATGGGCATTACGCCGCAGATCATGCGTGAGGCGCTTGAGCAAGCGCGTCGCGGCCGTCTGTTCCTGCTGGACAAGATGGATGCCGTGATCGCAGGCGCGAGCGAGGAGAAGTCGAAGTTCGCTCCGCGCATCCACACGATGCAGATTCCGACGGATAAGATCCGCGACCTGATCGGGCCAGGAGGTAAGGTTATCCGCGGCATCATCGACGCGACGGGCGTGAAGATCGACGTGGATGATTCGGGCCGTGTGAACGTGGCTTCAAGCGATGCCGATGGCCTGGCTCGCGCGATCCAGATGATCAGCGACCTCACGGCTGTTCCTGAGGTTGGCAAGACGTATCTGGGTAAGGTTGTTCGTCTGGCGGAGTTCGGCGCATTCGTCGAGATCTTCCCTGGCACGGATGGTCTGCTGCATGTCTCGGAGATTGCCGAGCATCGCGTGAAGGAAGTGAAGGATGAGCTTCGCGAGGGCGATCAGATTCTGGTGAAGGTGCTGGCGATCGAAGGCAACCGCATCAAGCTGTCGCGCAAAGCTGTGCTGCGTGAGCAGCGCGCGAAGCTGGGTCTGCCGGAAGTCGCTCCTCTGAGCGGTGATGGTGAGGGACGTGGACCTGTTCCGCAGGCTCCTGCAAATGCAGAGGCCGAGGACTTTGAAGACGACGAAGAGTTCGAGGACGGTGATGACGAAGGAGCGGAAGAGCCGAACTTTAACCGCGCCGATGCACCGGCTCAAGGGGCTCCGCGTCCGGCCGGCCAGGGCGCTCCAAGTGGACAGCGTCGTCCGGGCGGACGTCGTCGTCGCGGCGGTCGTCGTGGCGGTAGTGGCGGCGGATCGCATCAGGGCGGCGGCAACCATCAGTAA
- the rpsO gene encoding 30S ribosomal protein S15 produces MLAPAKKTDIIAKFRTHDSDTGSPEVQIAILSERIGELTEHFKTHKKDHGSRRGLLMLVSKRRRLLDYLKKCDADRYRDVIGKLGIRK; encoded by the coding sequence GTGCTAGCACCTGCCAAGAAAACTGACATTATTGCGAAATTTCGCACACACGACTCGGACACCGGGAGCCCAGAGGTTCAGATTGCGATTCTGAGCGAGCGTATCGGTGAGCTGACCGAGCACTTCAAGACCCACAAGAAGGACCACGGATCGCGTCGCGGGCTGCTGATGCTCGTGAGCAAGCGCCGTCGTCTGCTGGATTATCTGAAGAAGTGCGATGCCGACCGCTATCGCGATGTGATCGGCAAGCTGGGTATCCGCAAGTAA
- a CDS encoding DUF1569 domain-containing protein yields MNSTLDQLEHDLSASLSGLNANQTQFHLTDDTTRWSIQQIVQHLLLTYNSTATALESRLAKGRPTFSRPRPQHRAIQFVVLTLGRMPGGRQAPPEVTPSLETTPLSGEQLTHEVIKALLRLDDIFTQAEETFGSIPCQSHFVLGPLSASQWRRFHLTHGRHHIRQILAIRRAHRL; encoded by the coding sequence GTGAATTCCACCCTCGACCAACTCGAACACGATCTCTCTGCCTCTCTCAGCGGCCTCAATGCCAACCAGACCCAGTTCCACCTCACCGACGACACAACGCGCTGGAGCATTCAGCAGATCGTCCAGCATCTACTGCTCACGTACAACTCCACAGCAACCGCGCTCGAATCCCGCCTTGCCAAAGGCCGTCCCACTTTCTCCAGGCCCAGGCCACAACACCGCGCCATACAGTTCGTCGTTCTAACTCTGGGCCGTATGCCCGGTGGCCGGCAGGCGCCTCCTGAAGTCACACCGTCCCTAGAAACAACACCGCTCTCAGGCGAGCAGCTCACCCACGAAGTGATAAAAGCGCTTCTCCGCCTCGATGACATCTTCACCCAGGCCGAAGAAACCTTCGGCTCCATTCCCTGCCAGAGCCACTTCGTTCTCGGCCCTCTCAGCGCATCTCAGTGGCGACGCTTCCACCTCACGCACGGACGCCATCACATCCGGCAGATCCTTGCCATCCGCCGCGCCCACCGCCTCTAA
- a CDS encoding tetratricopeptide repeat protein: MMPTSRRTVFYLSSRSLRTILGSVLVLLTAVTSLRAQVNPHTDPLNLTPEVREAHIHFYNLDYDGALSRFEAIQRANPQNPMATNYVLFTLVFRELYHQDLLDTTYYAHDSFLTSKRNVPVPQATRDRIEQLTNQAIAQADQIIKQNPNDANAYFARGYAKGMHASFITLVDHSYVGAARQGLSSRQDSEQALRIDPNYADAKMAVGIQQFAVASLPRILRIMIGITGVTGNKEKGLDLLRECAAHGTVNPIECRTALSLFLRHDARYPEALAVQHGLAQDYPHDYLFRLEEANLTKDKGDGPGAIAAYKRVLDDARKPGFFVDPRLQMTYFGLADTQRGQNLIADAAQNYLNAAAQPKCSDWLKRRAQLNAGEMFDLLHQRDKAVEQYKQASAGGGDQSQADTARKYLKTPYTGS, encoded by the coding sequence ATGATGCCGACAAGCCGCCGCACCGTTTTCTATCTCTCCTCTCGTTCCCTGCGTACCATTCTGGGTTCCGTTTTGGTGCTGTTGACTGCCGTCACTTCCCTGCGCGCACAGGTCAACCCGCACACCGATCCCCTCAACCTCACTCCCGAGGTCCGCGAAGCCCACATCCACTTCTACAACCTCGACTATGACGGTGCTCTCTCCCGCTTCGAGGCCATCCAGCGCGCCAATCCGCAGAACCCCATGGCGACCAACTACGTCCTCTTCACGCTCGTCTTCCGCGAGCTCTACCACCAGGACCTGCTAGACACCACCTACTACGCACACGACTCCTTCCTCACCTCCAAGCGCAACGTCCCCGTCCCCCAGGCCACGCGCGACCGTATCGAACAGCTCACCAATCAGGCCATTGCACAAGCCGACCAGATCATCAAACAGAACCCCAACGATGCAAACGCCTACTTCGCACGCGGCTATGCCAAAGGCATGCACGCATCCTTCATCACCCTCGTCGATCACAGCTACGTCGGTGCCGCCCGCCAGGGTCTCTCCTCACGTCAGGACAGCGAACAGGCCCTCCGCATCGACCCCAACTACGCCGACGCCAAGATGGCCGTTGGCATCCAGCAGTTCGCTGTCGCCTCCCTTCCACGCATTCTCCGCATCATGATCGGCATCACCGGCGTCACCGGCAACAAAGAAAAAGGCCTCGACCTCCTGCGTGAATGCGCTGCTCACGGCACCGTCAATCCCATCGAGTGCCGCACCGCGCTCTCCCTCTTCCTCCGCCACGATGCCCGCTACCCCGAAGCTCTCGCCGTCCAGCACGGCCTCGCGCAGGACTACCCCCACGACTACCTCTTCCGCCTCGAAGAAGCCAATCTCACCAAGGACAAAGGCGACGGCCCCGGAGCCATCGCCGCCTACAAGCGAGTCCTCGACGACGCCCGCAAGCCTGGCTTCTTCGTCGACCCGCGTTTGCAGATGACATACTTCGGACTCGCCGACACACAACGCGGCCAGAACCTCATCGCCGATGCGGCACAGAACTACCTCAACGCCGCCGCCCAGCCCAAGTGCAGCGACTGGCTCAAGCGCCGCGCCCAGCTCAATGCCGGTGAGATGTTCGATCTGCTCCACCAGCGCGACAAGGCCGTCGAACAATACAAACAGGCCTCCGCCGGTGGAGGCGACCAGTCCCAGGCCGACACCGCCCGCAAGTACCTCAAGACTCCCTACACCGGAAGCTGA
- a CDS encoding PspC domain-containing protein gives MFCTRCGKPLDPSSRFCPACGAPIADTATPPPPFSYTGQLLRPRNNRMIAGVCAAFARQYGWDVTLVRIIVAIICLSGAGALAYFIAWIIIPEEPYALPTNGN, from the coding sequence ATGTTCTGTACTCGTTGTGGCAAGCCATTGGATCCATCTTCCCGCTTCTGCCCCGCTTGTGGTGCTCCGATTGCGGATACCGCGACGCCTCCGCCTCCCTTTAGCTATACCGGCCAACTCCTGCGTCCGCGCAATAACCGCATGATCGCCGGTGTCTGCGCCGCCTTCGCCCGGCAGTACGGATGGGACGTCACTCTTGTCCGCATCATCGTCGCGATCATCTGTCTCAGCGGTGCCGGAGCCCTCGCTTATTTCATCGCTTGGATCATCATTCCCGAAGAGCCCTACGCCCTGCCCACCAACGGCAACTGA
- the lysA gene encoding diaminopimelate decarboxylase, whose protein sequence is MKKAAAKKQASPIDARPFTYRNRTLHCDSVSLAALAAEYATPLYVYSAQQIAYRFQLFQQAFASRPHTVCYAVKANSSLAILRLLGKQGAGFDIVSGGELERVRKAHKPALKKVVFSGVGKQAWEIDAALKAGILQFNVESEMELDLLAARAESLGIRARFALRVNPDVFAETHPYISTGLSEHKFGIDIKAARAIYRRAAKSKWLEPYGVSVHIGSQIRKVDPFAAALERVTALVAQLRRDGHDIRAIDAGGGLGIDYSDAPFDAAHQVERYAAALAKGLADEKAHLLLEPGRFLVAQAGALLTRVLVVKKNGRKTFVITDAAMNDLIRPALYHAHHEIVPVRQSSGKSITADIVGPVCESGDFFARDRAIAAVKPGDLVALLDAGAYGMSLSSNYNSRPRPAEVLVEGTKAKLIRRRETVRDQLAPELL, encoded by the coding sequence TTGAAGAAGGCCGCCGCAAAGAAGCAAGCATCCCCCATCGATGCACGCCCCTTCACCTATCGCAACCGCACGCTTCATTGCGATTCGGTCAGCCTCGCGGCACTCGCCGCCGAGTATGCAACGCCGCTCTACGTCTACTCGGCGCAGCAGATCGCCTATCGCTTCCAGCTCTTCCAGCAGGCCTTCGCCTCGCGCCCACACACCGTCTGCTACGCCGTTAAAGCCAATTCCTCGCTCGCCATCCTGCGCCTGCTCGGCAAACAGGGTGCAGGCTTCGACATCGTCTCCGGCGGCGAGCTCGAGCGCGTGCGCAAAGCGCACAAGCCTGCGCTCAAAAAAGTCGTCTTCTCCGGCGTCGGCAAGCAGGCGTGGGAGATCGACGCCGCCCTCAAAGCCGGCATCCTCCAGTTCAATGTCGAGTCCGAGATGGAGCTCGACCTCCTCGCCGCACGTGCCGAATCCCTCGGAATCCGCGCCCGCTTCGCTCTCCGCGTCAACCCAGACGTCTTCGCCGAAACCCACCCCTACATCTCCACAGGCCTCTCCGAGCACAAGTTCGGCATCGACATCAAGGCAGCCCGCGCCATCTACCGCCGCGCCGCCAAATCCAAATGGCTCGAGCCCTACGGCGTCTCCGTCCACATCGGCTCGCAGATCCGCAAGGTCGATCCCTTCGCCGCTGCACTCGAACGCGTCACCGCACTCGTCGCCCAGCTTCGTCGCGACGGCCACGACATTCGCGCCATCGACGCCGGTGGCGGCCTCGGCATCGACTATTCCGACGCTCCCTTTGACGCAGCACACCAGGTCGAGCGCTATGCCGCAGCTCTCGCCAAAGGCCTCGCCGACGAAAAGGCCCATCTCCTCCTCGAGCCCGGCCGCTTCCTCGTCGCGCAGGCAGGAGCGCTCCTCACCCGCGTCCTCGTCGTCAAAAAGAACGGCAGAAAAACCTTCGTCATCACCGACGCCGCGATGAACGACCTCATCCGTCCCGCGCTCTACCACGCGCACCACGAGATCGTCCCCGTCCGCCAGTCCAGCGGAAAATCCATCACCGCCGACATCGTAGGCCCCGTCTGCGAATCCGGCGACTTCTTCGCCCGCGACCGCGCTATCGCTGCAGTCAAACCCGGTGACCTCGTAGCTCTCCTCGACGCTGGAGCCTACGGCATGAGCCTCTCCTCCAACTACAACTCCCGCCCCCGCCCCGCCGAAGTCCTCGTCGAAGGCACCAAAGCCAAACTCATTCGGCGCCGCGAAACCGTGCGCGACCAGCTCGCCCCCGAACTTCTCTAG
- a CDS encoding gluzincin family metallopeptidase — MSSKRRWVGAGALVLAVAGYALQFRGDGKVDSSHEVSVGGATIQVDFAQGPLDLGIGPVVERIKGAAHAVAMYYGRFPVARARVLIVPVRDRHGVFRGTTWGGVGGFAGFTRISLGQQTTEKELADDWMITHELSHMAFPNLSDEHHWMEEGLATYVEPIARVQAGELSAKAAWRDMMDGMPKGEPQSGDEGLDRTHTWGRTYWGGALFCLAADVEIRKETKNRKGLQDALRAIVEAGGTIDQDWPIERAFEIGDKATGTRVLTQMYAKWSDAPVRVDLDALWKELGVRRVGEGVELDATAPLAAVRDGIMRGSRL; from the coding sequence ATGAGCTCAAAGAGGCGATGGGTGGGAGCGGGGGCGCTTGTGCTGGCCGTAGCCGGATACGCGCTGCAGTTTCGGGGCGATGGGAAGGTGGATTCGTCTCATGAGGTTTCTGTGGGGGGCGCGACGATCCAGGTTGATTTTGCGCAGGGGCCACTGGACCTTGGGATCGGGCCAGTGGTTGAGCGGATCAAGGGCGCGGCACACGCGGTGGCGATGTATTACGGGAGGTTTCCCGTTGCGAGAGCCCGGGTTCTGATTGTTCCGGTTCGGGACCGTCATGGCGTCTTTCGTGGGACGACGTGGGGTGGTGTGGGAGGGTTTGCGGGATTCACGAGGATCAGTCTTGGTCAACAGACGACGGAGAAGGAGTTGGCCGACGACTGGATGATCACGCATGAGCTGTCGCATATGGCCTTTCCGAATCTTTCGGATGAGCACCATTGGATGGAGGAGGGATTGGCTACCTATGTTGAGCCGATTGCCCGGGTGCAGGCAGGAGAGCTTTCGGCGAAGGCAGCGTGGCGGGACATGATGGATGGGATGCCGAAGGGCGAGCCGCAGAGTGGGGACGAGGGGCTGGACCGGACGCATACGTGGGGGCGGACCTATTGGGGCGGCGCGCTGTTTTGTCTTGCTGCCGATGTTGAGATTCGAAAAGAGACGAAGAACAGGAAAGGTCTGCAGGATGCTTTAAGGGCAATCGTGGAGGCAGGCGGAACGATCGATCAGGATTGGCCGATTGAGCGTGCGTTCGAGATTGGGGACAAGGCGACAGGGACGCGGGTGCTGACGCAGATGTATGCGAAGTGGAGCGATGCTCCTGTGCGGGTTGATCTGGATGCTTTGTGGAAGGAGCTTGGAGTGCGGCGCGTGGGAGAGGGAGTGGAGTTGGATGCTACGGCTCCGCTGGCGGCGGTGAGGGATGGGATTATGCGTGGGAGCAGGCTATGA
- a CDS encoding YebC/PmpR family DNA-binding transcriptional regulator produces the protein MSGHSKWATIKHKKGALDAKRGKIFTRLIKEITIAAKLGGGDPDGNPRLRSAIAAAKAENMPNDNIKRAIQRGTGELEGASYEEITYEGYGPGGVAIIVDVLTDNKNRAVSEIRHAFSKNGGNLGAEGAVSWMFTKKGVITIAKDAASEEKLTEIVLEAGAEDLSDEGENWEVLTDPKDFEAVTNALKAANIATEHAEVTKIASTYTKLEGAQANAMIRLLETIEDLDDTQNVYSNFDMDEAPVAG, from the coding sequence ATGTCCGGCCACTCAAAATGGGCGACGATTAAACATAAGAAGGGCGCCCTCGACGCCAAGCGCGGCAAGATATTTACCCGCCTGATCAAGGAAATCACCATCGCCGCCAAGCTCGGCGGAGGCGACCCCGACGGCAACCCGCGCCTGCGCAGCGCCATTGCCGCCGCCAAGGCCGAGAACATGCCGAACGATAATATCAAGCGTGCCATCCAGCGCGGCACCGGTGAGCTTGAAGGCGCCAGCTACGAAGAAATCACCTACGAGGGTTACGGCCCCGGCGGCGTCGCCATCATCGTCGATGTCCTCACCGACAACAAAAACCGTGCCGTCAGCGAAATCCGCCACGCCTTCTCAAAGAACGGCGGCAACCTCGGCGCCGAAGGTGCCGTCTCGTGGATGTTCACCAAGAAGGGCGTAATCACCATCGCGAAAGACGCTGCCTCCGAAGAGAAGCTGACCGAGATCGTCCTCGAAGCCGGAGCTGAAGACCTATCCGACGAGGGGGAGAACTGGGAAGTCCTCACCGACCCCAAGGACTTTGAGGCTGTGACCAATGCCCTCAAAGCCGCCAACATCGCCACAGAGCACGCCGAGGTCACTAAGATCGCCTCGACCTACACCAAGCTCGAAGGCGCACAGGCTAATGCCATGATTCGTCTTCTGGAGACGATCGAAGACCTCGACGACACGCAAAACGTCTACTCGAACTTCGATATGGACGAAGCACCTGTCGCAGGCTGA
- a CDS encoding acyloxyacyl hydrolase produces the protein MTNTIRRTARHCMLALFLIAASALAHAQAKPASSTPFNSISRPLGIGVLAQGGFGVTEDRNDFKFLMVGGRTGKVLTSNFGPGLLHGNFEYGIEVFPFWQSYTPKFQRRLCTAPNVCSDPYTVGGTYSGVSITPILLKWNFTGSGHSKIVPWAQGGGGIIWTNHKYPPFGGPPYNVNNDGPAANTSVWNFTPQFGGGVHYFLKPNRSIDFGANAIHISSASLGDKNPGVNASVQFSVGYTWWK, from the coding sequence GTGACGAACACAATCCGCCGCACCGCCAGGCACTGCATGCTGGCTCTCTTCCTCATCGCCGCATCTGCTCTCGCTCATGCGCAGGCCAAACCTGCTTCCTCGACTCCCTTCAACTCCATCTCGCGTCCGCTCGGCATCGGCGTCCTCGCGCAGGGCGGTTTTGGCGTGACCGAAGACCGCAACGACTTTAAATTCCTCATGGTCGGCGGACGCACGGGCAAGGTGCTCACCTCCAACTTCGGCCCCGGGCTCCTGCACGGCAACTTTGAATACGGCATCGAGGTCTTTCCCTTCTGGCAGTCCTACACGCCAAAATTCCAACGCCGGTTATGCACGGCTCCCAACGTTTGCTCCGATCCATATACGGTTGGCGGAACCTATAGCGGTGTATCGATTACACCCATATTGCTCAAGTGGAACTTTACTGGTTCCGGCCATAGCAAGATCGTTCCCTGGGCACAGGGCGGGGGCGGCATTATCTGGACCAATCACAAATACCCTCCCTTTGGTGGACCTCCCTACAACGTCAATAACGACGGCCCGGCTGCCAATACCAGCGTCTGGAACTTCACGCCGCAATTCGGTGGAGGCGTGCACTACTTCCTCAAGCCCAACCGCTCGATCGATTTCGGGGCTAACGCCATTCACATCTCATCCGCGTCACTCGGCGATAAAAACCCCGGGGTCAATGCAAGCGTACAATTTTCGGTTGGCTACACATGGTGGAAGTAA
- the ftcD gene encoding glutamate formimidoyltransferase, producing the protein MNSEAIIECVPNFSEGTDSIKVSRIVAAMQVDGVRLLDWSLDTAHNRSVVTIAGPAEAVIESAVRGAGKAADLINLTKQNGVHPRIGSADVIPFIPVSKASLADCALLARQAGLQIWRRYGIPVYFYGAAAARPDRQQLEDVRRGQFEGLRDAVHKDASRRPDIGGPELHETAGASAVGARSFLIAYNVHLRQPDVTAARAIARDIRASNGGLYGVKALGVLANGRAQVTMNITDYQTVPMAKVYARIQELAHRHGAELDDSELIGLIPQAAYEQGAEWITRIPNFDPAEKVIERRLEKPLNWLTA; encoded by the coding sequence ATGAACTCCGAAGCGATCATCGAGTGCGTTCCCAACTTCTCTGAAGGAACCGATTCTATTAAAGTGAGTCGAATTGTCGCCGCCATGCAGGTCGATGGCGTCCGTCTGCTCGACTGGTCGCTCGACACGGCACATAACCGCTCAGTCGTTACCATTGCAGGCCCGGCTGAAGCTGTCATCGAATCCGCTGTTCGCGGCGCTGGCAAAGCAGCAGATCTGATCAACCTCACGAAGCAGAATGGCGTGCATCCACGCATCGGGTCCGCCGATGTCATTCCTTTTATCCCGGTCAGCAAAGCATCTCTGGCCGACTGTGCCCTGCTCGCCCGGCAGGCCGGCTTGCAAATCTGGCGGCGTTACGGCATCCCCGTCTACTTCTATGGAGCCGCAGCAGCCAGGCCGGATCGCCAACAGCTCGAAGATGTTCGCCGCGGCCAGTTCGAAGGTCTACGCGACGCAGTCCACAAAGACGCCTCGCGACGTCCCGATATCGGCGGACCCGAGTTGCACGAGACCGCAGGAGCCTCAGCCGTTGGAGCGCGTAGCTTCCTCATCGCCTATAACGTTCACCTCCGTCAGCCCGACGTTACTGCCGCCCGTGCTATCGCCCGTGATATCAGGGCCTCGAATGGAGGCCTGTACGGCGTCAAAGCACTGGGCGTCCTCGCCAATGGCCGCGCTCAGGTGACCATGAACATCACGGACTATCAGACCGTGCCTATGGCCAAGGTCTATGCCAGAATCCAAGAGCTCGCCCATCGTCATGGTGCAGAGTTAGATGACAGTGAATTGATTGGCCTTATTCCGCAGGCCGCCTACGAGCAAGGGGCCGAGTGGATCACCCGTATTCCGAACTTTGACCCCGCCGAGAAGGTCATCGAGCGGAGGCTGGAAAAACCTCTGAACTGGCTGACCGCTTGA